A segment of the Streptomyces sp. ITFR-21 genome:
CAACTACGCGCTCGGAGTCCAGTTCTCAACTCCCGATCACCCGACTTGATGCGGCTATGGCCTGCGGAGATACGCCCATCATCACGCGAAGTTTCGCGTAGTTCGTGCGTACTACTTGCGTCATGCGCTACTACGCGCTACTTTCTCCACATGACACCCCGCAGCCGCACCAGGCCGAGTCGGCTCCGCCAGGAGCCGGAGGCGGTCACGTGGGCTCGGGAGAAGGCCGGACTGACGAAGCGGGCGCTGGCCGACCAGATCGGCATCTCCGAGCAGCTCATGGGCGAGATAGAGTCCGGCTGGCGGAGCGCCACCCCGGCCAACCTCGTCAAGATCGCCGAGGCGCTGAACTGCCCGATCGTCGTCCTGGAGCGCAAGCGGAGCATCGGCGCGGTCGGTACGCCCGCCGAGGACGCCAAGTCCGCCGACGAATGACCGCGCGGAGCGACCGCCCCGCCCGACGCGGCAGGCGGCGGACGCCGCGGCCGTGAGGCGGGGTCCCGGCGGCAGAGCGTCCGCCACCGCCGGCGAGTGCGCCCGAACCGCCGCGGGCCAGGAGTGGGCCGGCCCCCGCCCGGCCGGATGCCGGATGCCACGCCGGTCACCAGCGCGCCGCCGGAGCCGGACCGCGATCCGGTTCAGCGGACGGGAGGGCGGTACGGCTCCGGACCGCGATCCGGTCGGCGATCCGGTCGGCAACCAGGAGGGCGGTCGGGACGGCGATCAGGACGAGCCGCCCCGCCGCGTTCCGGCGACCGCCCTCGTCGAGCACCGCCCGCGGCGGCACGATGGGGCCCTGCGGGCCGACGACGGAGGAGGGCGCCTTGAGGAAGACGTCGAAGTTCGTCATCCACGACTCGACCTGACCCAGGGTCCGCTGCTGGACGGGGTGCATCTCCTCCGCAGGCGCCGGTAGTTGCTGGCGGAGGCGATGATCTTCGTCGGACCGGGTACCGGCGCGGCCAGCAGCACGGAGTCCAGGGGCAGTCGGGGACCGGTCTCGGCCGCCGCCAAACACCCCGTCTCCCCCCGAACCGGGCGCCGGCAGGGGCAGGGGGCACGACAGAGCCGACGCGAAAGCCGGATCACGCAGGCGATGTTGACATGTGCACGACATAAGCGGACGCTCAGGAGGTAGCCGTTCCGGAACCGTTCAGCGGGCCGGCGCGGCGCCGGTCGGAGGCACTTCCGTCACGATAGCCCCGACCGTCGCCGTGGTCACTGGTCCACGTCCGCCCGATCGCGGGCAGCGAAGGAGCATGTCGATGCGTCGCAGCACCACTCTGACCTGGGGGCTGTCCGTTCTACTCGCCCTGGGCGCAAGCGCGTTGGGGCTATCGCCGGTCTCGGCGGCCGACGCCGGGAGCGCCTCCGGCACGGTCGCCGCCGGCCGCGCGCTGTCGCCCGGCCTGGTCCCCGCCCTGCAGCGCGACCTCGGGCTGAGCGCAGCGCAGGCGACCGCCCGGCTGCGCGCGGAGGCGACGGCCACCGCGCTGGCGCCGAAGGCGCGGCGGGCGGCCGGCGCGGCCTACGGCGGTTCGTGGTTCGACGCCGGCAAGGACACGCTGGTCGTCGCGGTCACCGACCAGGCCGCCGCGGACGCGGTACGCGCCGCCGGCGCGGCACCGGTCCGGGTCGCGCACAGCGAGCAGACCCTGAACTCCGCCAAGGCGCTGCTCGACACCCGGGCCACCTCGGCCGCCGGCGCCCCCGCGGCCGTACGCAGCTGGCACGTGGACCCCCGCACCAACCGGGTGGTCGCCGAGGTCGCGGCGGGCGCCGCGTCCGAGCCGGCCGTGGCCGCCTTCCTCGCCCCCGCCCGTGAGCGCGGCGTGCTGACCGTCGAGACCTCGGACTCCCCGGCGCCGCGCACCCTCTCGGCCGGCACGGTCGGCGGCGACCCGTACTACATCAACGGCAACACCCGCTGCTCCATAGGCTTCTCGGTGGTCGGCGGCTTCGTCAGCGCCGGGCACTGCGGTACGCCGGGCAGCTCGGTCGCCGGCTGGGACGGCTCGGCGATGGGCTCCTTCGTGGCCTCGTCCTTCCCGTACAACGACTACTCCTACATCGCGATCGGCAACGGCTGGTGGACCGTCCCGGTCGTGCTCGGCTGGGGCACGGTCAGCGACGTCCTGGTCCGCGGCTCCGGCGTCGCCCCCGTCGGCTCCTCGATCTGCCGCTCCGGCTCGACCACCCACTGGCACTGCGGCACCGTCCTGACCCAGAACGAGACCGTCAACTACGCCCAGGGCGCGGTCTACCAGCTCACCGGCACCAACGTCTGCGCCGAGCCCGGCGACTCCGGCGGCTCGTTCATCACCGGCGACCAGGCCCAGGGCGTCACCTCGGGCGGCTGGGGCAACTGCAGCAGCGGCGGCCAGACCTGGTTCCAGCCGGTCAAAGAGATCCTGTCCACCTACGGCCTGACCCTGGTGACCTCCTCCTGACCCGGTCGCCCCGCGGTGGCGCCCGGCGGCAGCGCGCGGCGCGGAGAGCACCGGAGCCCCGACCTCGCCGAGGTCGGGGCTCCGGTGCGGCGGGCCGCCGGTCAGTGCTTGAAGACGTCCTTCATCGCGTCCTTGGCCTTCTCCTTGGCCTGGCGCATATCGCCCTCGGCCTGGTCGGCGCGGCCCTCGGCCTCCAGCTCCTCGTTGCCGACCGCGTGCCCGGCCGTTTCCTTGATCTTGCCCTTGGCCTGCTCGGTCCTGGCTTGGCTCTTGTCGCTGGCGCTCATCTGCCGACTCCTCGCCGTACGTGGGAAGGTGTCCCGTATTCACTGCACGCATTGGTCGTACGTGTTAGATGCACATATCGCCCGCGCGAACGCGGTGCACGGCCCGCAAGCCGCCGTCCGCCTTACCAGCGGTACCAACGGCCGCGGCTGCCACCGGAATTCGTCGACCGGGCGACGAAACCGACCAGCCACACCACCAGTACGACAACAGCGACCCACCACAGAATCTTGAGGGCGAATCCCGCGCCGAACAGAATCAGCGCGAGCAGAAGAACGAGAAGCAACGGTCCCATGATTTCCTACCTCCGAAAGGGCGTTTGCCCCGCCGGGAGACCGTCATGCCTCGGACTTCCCTATCGGTCGCCGGCGCCGCCCACCGCGTCGAGTTCGGCCACCGCGTCCGCCGGCAGCCGCAGACCGGCCGCCGCGACGTTCTCCCGGAGGTGGGCCACCGACGAGGTGCCGGGAATGAGGACCATCGCCGGTGAGCGCTGGAGCAGCCACGCCAGGGCGACCTGCTGCGGGGATGCGCCGACCCGGGCGGCGACGTCGGTGAGCGTGCGGGACTGGAGCGGGGTGAAGCCGCCGAGCGGGAAGTAAGAGGCGTAGGCGATGTTCTCGGCCGCGCACCGGTCGAGCAGGGCGTCGTCCTGGCGGGCGGCGATGTTGTAGAGGTTCTGCACGGTCACCACCGGGGCGATGGCCTGCGCCTCGGTCAGCTGCGCCGCGGTGACCGTGCTCAGGCCGAGGTGCCGGATCAGGCCCTGCTCCCGCAGCTCGGCGAGCGCGGCGAACTGCTCGCCGAGCGGCTCCTCGACCGGGCCGTCGACGGCGCCGAGCCGGAGGTTGACGACGTCGAGCACGTCCACGCCGAGGTGCCGCACATTCTCGTGGACCTGCGCCTTCAGGTCCTCGGGCGTCCGCGACAGGTTCCAGGAGGCGTCCGCGCCCCGGCGGGAACCCACCTTGGTGACGATGCGCAGGTCGTCGGGATAGGGGTGCAGCGCCTCCCGGATGATCTCGTTGACCACCACGGGACCGTAGAAGTCGGCGGTGTCGATGTGGGTGACGCCCAGCTCGACCGCCTCGCGCAGGACGGCGACCGCCTCCGCCCGGTCCTTGGGCGGCCCGAAGACCCCGGGGCCGGCCAGCTGCATGGCGCCGTACCCCATCCGGGTGATGGTGAAGCCGTCGGCGGGGGTGAAAGTGCCGCCGGGAGCGTTCTTCGTCATGGTCGTGCCCTTCGTTCTCGGATGAAGCCGCGGAGCCGGCTCCCGGCCGTCTGCCCCGGGAAGGGCGGCGCTCGGCCGTTCGGATCGCCCGGACCGCCCGGTCGCCTTCGCCGGCTCCCCCACGACCTTCCCTCCTGCCGGGCGCCATGAGGCAGGACTCGGCCGGTCCTGGGACCAGCAGGGCCAGCCTCGCGCCGGGACCGCCATCCTCGCCCGCCGCCGCGGGGCGCGCTCGCGGAGACAGGCCGGGCGGACGCCGGCGCCGCGGCGGGGTGCCCCGGGGCCGCCCCTCCCCGGCAGGCGCCCGGCCCGGCCCCGGCCGGCTCCCGGCTGCCCGGGTCACCCCTCCCCCGAGCGGCCCCGGCCTCCCGGAATCCCCCCGGTCCCGAGCGGCCGGATCACCTCGGCCTCGCGCCGCCCCGGCCACCCGCGAACGACCCGGACACACACCGCCCCGGGCAGCGGGAACGCCCTGGCCACGCGGCCCCGGTCGGCTGCCCGGCCACCCGCTCCGCGCCGGCTTCCGGGCACGGCAGAACGCCGGCCGTCCCGGGCGGTCGCCCGGAAGGCCGGCGTGGAGCGGGTGGGGTCGGTTCAGAGTCGGATCGAGCCCGGATCGGATACGGAAAGGGGCTCGGCTCAGCGCCGCGCCACCGCCAGCCCCGCACTGATGGTGGCGGCCGGGGTGGGCGCGGCCGGGCGGGACTGGAAGTGGGCCGCCGGCACGTCCCCGTACGGCATCCCGAACAGCGGCGTGCCCGGGTCGAAGCGCCAGCCCTCGGCGAGCGGGCCCGCGTCCAGGGTGTCGTAGCCCAGGACGGAGATCAGTTCGGCGGCCTGCTTCTTCGCGTCGGGGTCGTCCCCGGCGATGGGCAGCACACTGCGGTCGGGCGCGCCCACGGGCCTCGGCAGGGCCGCCAGGTGCCCGGAGTAGATGTTGTTGAACGCCTTGACCACGTGCGACGCGTCCAACTGCGCCTGGAGCAGTTCGCTGCTGGTGGTCTCGCCGGACACCAGCTCGGGGTGGACCCCGTCCCGCGCCGGGTAGTAGTTGCCGGTGTCGATGACGACCTTCCCGGCCAGCGGTTCCTTCGGGATGTGGTGGTAGGCGTGGAAGGGGATGGTCACGACGACCAGGTCCCCGGCCTCCGCCGCCTCCCGCGCCGTGGCCGCCCGCGCTCGCGGGCCGAGGTCGGCGACCAGGCCGGAGAGTGTCTCCGGTCCCCGCGAGTTGCTGACCACCACGTCGAGGCCGCCGTCCACCGCGAACCGCGCGAGGAGGCCGCCGATCCTGCCGCTGCCGATAAGTGCCAGTGTTGCCATACCCGCGCCAACGACCCGGTCGGCGGTTCTGTTCCGCTCGCCGGCCGCCTCGAACGGCCGTACGCCAACAGCCCGTTGGCCGGGCCGCGGGCCGCCGGGCCGCCGGGCCGTCCACCAGGGTGCCCGAGCCTCCCTCCCGGTGTCCGGGGCTCTTCCGCGTCGCCCGCGTCGCCCGTCCCGCCCGCGCGGCCGGCTACTTCCAGCCCGGGGTGATCACGTCCCGCCCGAACCGGGCCATCTCGGTGTGCTGCGGGGAGAACTGGAGCAGCATCAGGTCCACGCCCGCCTCCTCGTACGCGCGCAGCCGGGCGGTGATCTGCTCGGGGGTGCCGACCAGCCCGGCCCGCAGGCCCCGGTTGGAGACGCTGTACTCCTCCAGCGAGACCTGGGACTCCAGCTGCGAGCCCTCCACGAAGTCCCGGTAGGAGGCGTACGCCTCGGGCGAGGAGCGTACGTCGAGGATCCGGCGCAGCTCCTCCCGCGCCTCCTGCTCGGTGTCGCGGCAGACCACGTAGCCGGAGACGCCGAAGGTGAGCGGCGGCAGGCCGCGCGCCGCCCGCCGGCCGCGCATGTCGGCGATCTTCGCGGCGATGGTCTCCGGCGGATCGCCGTGCATCACGTAGGCGTCACCGCTGCCGGAGATGAGGTCCTTGGCGGTGGGGGACTCGCCGCCCATGTAGACCGTCGGCCGCTGGGCCGGCTTGGGCGCCAGGACCGCGCCCTCCAGGTCGTACAGGGCGCCGTGGTGGGTGACCGTCTCCTCGGTGAGCAGCCGGCGCAGCACGTCGAG
Coding sequences within it:
- a CDS encoding oxidoreductase, yielding MTKNAPGGTFTPADGFTITRMGYGAMQLAGPGVFGPPKDRAEAVAVLREAVELGVTHIDTADFYGPVVVNEIIREALHPYPDDLRIVTKVGSRRGADASWNLSRTPEDLKAQVHENVRHLGVDVLDVVNLRLGAVDGPVEEPLGEQFAALAELREQGLIRHLGLSTVTAAQLTEAQAIAPVVTVQNLYNIAARQDDALLDRCAAENIAYASYFPLGGFTPLQSRTLTDVAARVGASPQQVALAWLLQRSPAMVLIPGTSSVAHLRENVAAAGLRLPADAVAELDAVGGAGDR
- a CDS encoding S1 family peptidase, whose product is MRRSTTLTWGLSVLLALGASALGLSPVSAADAGSASGTVAAGRALSPGLVPALQRDLGLSAAQATARLRAEATATALAPKARRAAGAAYGGSWFDAGKDTLVVAVTDQAAADAVRAAGAAPVRVAHSEQTLNSAKALLDTRATSAAGAPAAVRSWHVDPRTNRVVAEVAAGAASEPAVAAFLAPARERGVLTVETSDSPAPRTLSAGTVGGDPYYINGNTRCSIGFSVVGGFVSAGHCGTPGSSVAGWDGSAMGSFVASSFPYNDYSYIAIGNGWWTVPVVLGWGTVSDVLVRGSGVAPVGSSICRSGSTTHWHCGTVLTQNETVNYAQGAVYQLTGTNVCAEPGDSGGSFITGDQAQGVTSGGWGNCSSGGQTWFQPVKEILSTYGLTLVTSS
- a CDS encoding CsbD family protein, whose amino-acid sequence is MSASDKSQARTEQAKGKIKETAGHAVGNEELEAEGRADQAEGDMRQAKEKAKDAMKDVFKH
- a CDS encoding hydrophobic protein; translated protein: MGPLLLVLLLALILFGAGFALKILWWVAVVVLVVWLVGFVARSTNSGGSRGRWYRW
- a CDS encoding LLM class flavin-dependent oxidoreductase, which codes for MRFGFWMPIFGGWLRNVPDEGMSVDWPYIRDLVVAGEDHGFDLTLIAELNLNDIKGPGSPSLDAWTLAPAVAAVTTRLELMLAVRPNYHLPALTAKALSTLDTIAPGRLSLNVVSSWWKDEAAQYGAPFDVHDARYARTAEWLDVLRRLLTEETVTHHGALYDLEGAVLAPKPAQRPTVYMGGESPTAKDLISGSGDAYVMHGDPPETIAAKIADMRGRRAARGLPPLTFGVSGYVVCRDTEQEAREELRRILDVRSSPEAYASYRDFVEGSQLESQVSLEEYSVSNRGLRAGLVGTPEQITARLRAYEEAGVDLMLLQFSPQHTEMARFGRDVITPGWK
- a CDS encoding helix-turn-helix domain-containing protein; its protein translation is MTPRSRTRPSRLRQEPEAVTWAREKAGLTKRALADQIGISEQLMGEIESGWRSATPANLVKIAEALNCPIVVLERKRSIGAVGTPAEDAKSADE
- a CDS encoding NADPH-dependent F420 reductase encodes the protein MATLALIGSGRIGGLLARFAVDGGLDVVVSNSRGPETLSGLVADLGPRARAATAREAAEAGDLVVVTIPFHAYHHIPKEPLAGKVVIDTGNYYPARDGVHPELVSGETTSSELLQAQLDASHVVKAFNNIYSGHLAALPRPVGAPDRSVLPIAGDDPDAKKQAAELISVLGYDTLDAGPLAEGWRFDPGTPLFGMPYGDVPAAHFQSRPAAPTPAATISAGLAVARR